A genomic segment from bacterium encodes:
- a CDS encoding vitamin K epoxide reductase family protein: MSDRIFNRFIFLFSLAGCFVAGMLILFDWHFVDLPCGTGGCDAVAQWPYSKYISAAGFLFYSLIAILCWVRSQKELSQWRPINSAIFGLAIPSAIISYTLIYYADSVLNATCWWCASSAVIITLILLASAFHLSNRREIQTSIEPSVEHKWHLIFALLAVLVGVGYGSWMVWDKTKVEAVSRATAAKVFPKDIKLHIQGPENAPITIVEFSDYQCGNCRVSHEYIVKLLQMNPQSVRFVYRHFPLYMVKGHEVSLKASAAVEMAGMEGEDKFWMMSDLVFRLSKDKELDEKSLIGLAKFMRLNMKTFNLADPPDSVMVRIQRDIADAKAAGIEGTPTFFIFIPNKGVVRTESTQKLIALIMGGSLSQYIPNPPPPPSFDTEPQPTVPTDVH; encoded by the coding sequence ATGTCTGATCGTATATTCAATCGTTTTATCTTCTTGTTTTCTCTAGCTGGTTGCTTTGTAGCAGGGATGTTGATACTATTCGATTGGCACTTTGTCGATCTTCCCTGCGGGACCGGTGGGTGTGATGCTGTAGCGCAATGGCCCTACTCTAAGTATATTTCTGCAGCAGGCTTCTTGTTCTACTCGTTAATCGCAATCCTTTGTTGGGTGCGCAGTCAAAAAGAGTTAAGTCAATGGCGCCCAATAAACAGCGCGATTTTTGGACTAGCAATCCCTTCGGCAATCATAAGTTATACTCTTATTTATTATGCGGATTCGGTACTCAACGCAACCTGTTGGTGGTGCGCTTCCTCCGCTGTGATCATAACACTTATCTTGTTGGCCTCAGCTTTCCACCTGTCTAATCGCCGTGAAATACAAACGTCCATAGAGCCAAGTGTCGAACACAAGTGGCATCTTATATTCGCGCTTTTGGCAGTGTTGGTTGGGGTTGGATATGGCTCATGGATGGTCTGGGACAAAACCAAAGTGGAAGCCGTATCAAGAGCAACTGCAGCTAAAGTGTTTCCAAAAGACATTAAATTGCATATTCAAGGACCGGAGAACGCCCCGATCACAATTGTGGAGTTTTCAGACTACCAATGCGGAAACTGCCGTGTATCTCATGAATACATAGTTAAACTTCTACAGATGAACCCCCAGAGTGTACGGTTCGTTTATCGCCATTTTCCTCTTTATATGGTTAAAGGTCATGAAGTGTCCCTCAAAGCTTCTGCTGCAGTCGAAATGGCTGGAATGGAAGGGGAAGATAAGTTTTGGATGATGAGTGACCTTGTTTTTCGTCTTTCAAAAGATAAAGAATTGGATGAAAAATCTCTCATCGGTTTAGCTAAATTTATGCGTTTAAATATGAAGACGTTCAACCTTGCTGACCCTCCGGATTCTGTGATGGTTCGAATCCAACGCGATATAGCCGATGCAAAAGCCGCTGGTATAGAAGGTACTCCAACCTTCTTTATCTTCATACCCAATAAAGGCGTTGTTAGGACTGAGTCGACCCAAAAGCTCATTGCGCTTATAATGGGGGGAAGTCTCAGCCAATACATCCCCAACCCGCCCCCTCCGCCAAGCTTCGACACCGAACCTCAGCCAACAGTCCCTACCGATGTTCATTAG
- the pilM gene encoding type IV pilus assembly protein PilM, with translation MAKTVSSVVGVDIGTHTIKVAELRLSKDRPVLTGVGIAPTPPGAVDSVGVQDPVGLGVALKKLLSESGITTKQVVFGISGQSSVVVRILEVPRMSQAELAEHMQWEIQRNIPFADTAIVSDFRPIDRPNTPPDSQTMEVVLAVAPQDAIDRIVDVGKAANLRPIGIDVEPLALNRSLILSQYELYGDKTICVINLGASSSTVDIYQNGLLVFPRILPIGGNMLTDKIKQAFGVSAEEAESLKRDEAEVMMNLLAQQTPTMQGAGTQSFDVEDTGGFEITSSKQPDVVPTTSDVRQLYEKEDDVALPVFPGHADYVPPEEVVEATPEPVQQTTQVLSSIEQRKARLFYAISQDLEELVGEIRRSIEYFRSRSTDSRIDQILICGGSAGIRNLDEYLHQSLDIPVVVADPLRGIQVNTRRYSEEFLMQNALLLPVSIGMAMNAFYE, from the coding sequence ATGGCAAAAACAGTTAGCTCTGTGGTCGGAGTAGACATCGGAACGCATACGATAAAAGTAGCTGAACTACGTTTATCGAAAGATCGTCCGGTGCTTACCGGCGTAGGAATAGCTCCAACTCCTCCTGGCGCAGTCGATAGTGTCGGCGTTCAGGATCCAGTTGGTTTAGGGGTTGCGCTCAAAAAACTGCTCAGTGAATCGGGCATTACGACTAAACAAGTAGTGTTCGGTATATCCGGTCAGTCCTCTGTTGTGGTGCGTATTTTGGAAGTTCCGAGAATGTCGCAAGCTGAACTTGCAGAGCACATGCAATGGGAAATTCAGCGTAATATCCCCTTTGCCGATACAGCAATAGTTTCGGATTTTCGGCCAATTGATCGCCCGAATACTCCCCCTGATTCTCAGACGATGGAAGTAGTTCTGGCAGTTGCTCCTCAGGACGCGATCGATCGTATTGTCGATGTTGGAAAAGCAGCAAACTTGAGGCCGATAGGCATTGATGTTGAGCCACTTGCCCTTAATCGCTCCCTCATTTTGAGCCAATATGAGTTGTATGGTGACAAAACGATTTGCGTCATCAACCTCGGCGCATCAAGCTCTACGGTTGATATTTATCAAAACGGCTTACTGGTCTTCCCGCGTATTCTGCCGATCGGTGGAAACATGCTGACCGATAAGATCAAGCAGGCCTTTGGGGTAAGTGCAGAGGAAGCAGAGAGTCTTAAGCGAGACGAAGCAGAAGTGATGATGAACCTGTTGGCGCAGCAAACGCCAACGATGCAGGGAGCAGGCACTCAATCATTCGATGTTGAGGATACGGGCGGTTTTGAGATTACGAGTTCGAAACAGCCTGATGTTGTGCCCACAACGTCTGATGTTCGGCAATTGTATGAAAAAGAGGATGATGTGGCGCTTCCGGTCTTTCCGGGACACGCTGACTATGTTCCACCTGAAGAAGTAGTTGAGGCAACGCCAGAACCCGTTCAACAGACGACACAAGTGCTTTCTTCCATAGAACAACGCAAGGCGAGATTGTTCTATGCGATTAGCCAAGATTTAGAAGAGCTTGTAGGAGAGATACGGCGCTCGATTGAATACTTCCGCAGTCGTTCAACCGATTCTCGTATCGACCAGATATTAATTTGCGGTGGGTCGGCTGGTATTCGCAATCTGGATGAATATCTGCATCAATCGCTTGATATTCCAGTTGTAGTCGCGGATCCGCTCCGAGGTATTCAGGTGAATACCCGACGTTATTCGGAAGAGTTTTTGATGCAAAACGCGCTATTACTGCCCGTAAGCATCGGCATGGCGATGAATGCATTCTATGAGTAA
- a CDS encoding carbon-nitrogen hydrolase family protein translates to MKLTVAGAQLPVGEDINENLKAINRAIDFAVDAKADILLTPEGSLSGYTPRFNASEVVSALEVVTAKARSVKLGLALGTCFVEPEDRRCYNQLRFYDQEGVFLGFHSKILRCGDVMSEEPQGECTLYDTTPLRTFNLNGIVIGGLICNDVWANPLCTIEPDPHLTQQLSKMGTKIIFHAVNGGRASSEYSKLMWQYHESNLRMRAEAGQVWIVTVDNCFPMNIDCSCPSGIIGPQGTWVVKTHSKGEQFFTYTIEIEG, encoded by the coding sequence ATGAAATTAACAGTAGCCGGTGCGCAGCTTCCAGTTGGGGAAGATATTAACGAAAATCTAAAAGCGATCAATCGGGCGATTGATTTTGCGGTTGATGCAAAGGCGGATATTTTGCTGACGCCGGAAGGCTCCCTTAGTGGGTACACCCCTCGTTTTAACGCCAGTGAGGTTGTAAGCGCCCTTGAAGTTGTTACAGCAAAAGCGCGTTCCGTAAAACTTGGGTTGGCGCTTGGCACTTGCTTTGTTGAGCCTGAGGATAGACGCTGCTACAATCAACTGAGATTTTACGATCAAGAGGGCGTCTTTTTGGGTTTTCACAGTAAAATATTGCGATGCGGTGATGTAATGAGCGAAGAGCCGCAAGGGGAATGCACGCTTTATGATACAACCCCGTTAAGAACTTTCAACCTGAATGGGATCGTGATCGGCGGCTTGATTTGTAATGATGTCTGGGCTAATCCACTCTGTACGATTGAGCCAGACCCTCATTTGACCCAGCAGCTATCGAAAATGGGAACAAAAATAATCTTTCATGCAGTCAATGGGGGAAGAGCCAGCAGCGAGTATTCCAAGTTGATGTGGCAGTATCATGAATCAAACCTTCGAATGCGAGCAGAAGCAGGTCAAGTTTGGATTGTGACGGTTGATAATTGCTTTCCGATGAATATTGATTGCTCTTGCCCAAGCGGTATAATTGGTCCGCAAGGTACATGGGTAGTAAAAACGCATTCAAAGGGCGAGCAATTCTTTACCTATACGATTGAAATTGAGGGTTAG